In Solanum lycopersicum chromosome 3, SLM_r2.1, the genomic stretch TATTCTTCCATCTATAGTAAGAAATAGTAACTacattctttatttatttttcttcctagTGAAGCTGCTGCTTTTGATTTTTTAGTGTGTAATATTGTTATTTGATTCTTTAACTTGTATGTTTGTGTAATTTTGACAAAAGAATAAGAATTGCTGAATCACAGTATTGATGATTCTATGTTGTAGAACATTATGTTGGTGAAATTAATGTATTCTAAACCCCAAGTTGAGTATGTTTCCATATGCTCAAAAGGAAAGCAAGTTTCTGAGGAGAATTATTGCAGAGAAGCCAAAGACGGACGAGGAAAATGATGATCCTAGAGGCTTTATACAATAGTATAATAAAGCAAGTAGATATATTTCAGTAGCACAATCTTATCAAGAATTACGAGGCTGTCAACATGAATTTATCATGTCTGATGGCCAGCTCAAACATGGGAAGAGTCCTCTAGCAGTGAGAACAACTCTGGAAACTTATCAAGGACTAGAGTTGTGAAGACTTTAACCCCCGTAATGTATTCTGAGTAGTCAAACATGGGAAGGATTGATGcttcaaaatgttgaaattcTTTCTAAGATCATCCCATCTCCTAATATCAGTTCAAATGATCCATATTGCTATTTTAGATCGATTAGGATTTACACTTGGTGATTGATTCATATAATCAAATATAACTGGCGCATGTATAACTGATTCTTCATGATCATATAGTAAAAATGATGCAAAATTCATTTCATCACAACCATTTTCTACTAAACTTAAAGACGTATATGTCTTTCATTTCTGGTGTGATCTTTTCAATTAACAATCAAAAAGCCTTGTGCAAAATTTAGTTGTGTGACTGTAGAAAGACTGAGGAAATGAGAGTTGATTTGGGAATTTTCCGATGAATGTTCTTTATTGatgcatatatatgtatttatacaagtgtgtaaatacatatatacaacGAGAACTTTGTCTTTGTTTGAATCGCATCATCATCTTCACTAGATACTGTAAATCCAACAGTGACAGATGGTGAGTGAAAGCAATGTAGATTTGAGAAATCAACGTTTCCCTACTGCAACTTGTATGGATTCAGGTCCAACCTTCCAAGTAATTCCTTATAATTTGGCTCCAAGATCTGTCACTAGCTCTTGGTGCCAAGAAGTTCAAAAAGCAAACTGCATAGGTTTTGACATTTATCAACTGCATAGGCTTGTATTTGTGCATTATGCAACTTTGACTTATCGCATAACAAGCCATGTTATTTCAGATTCTTGCGCATGGACCCTAGATTTTTGTATTTGACATTATGTTCTCATGCCACactcttttatttataaaaccTTGTTACCAGTTCAGCAGAAACCACAAGTATCAATAATGGATTTTATCATCCTTCTCATCGCCATCCTTGCTCTTTCTAGCACACCAATTACCATTATATCCGGATCTGTGACAAACCATACATATTCAACTACAAACTCTTACACCAACGTTGCTCTTTCTGCACGAAAAGTTGTATTTCCTCCTCCCAGACAGCTAGGAAAAGATAATTCTGATGACGATGACTTGATCTGCAAAACTTGCAAGAGATTATCAGAACACCGTACATGTTGTTTCAACTACTTTTGTGTTGATTTGTTCACCAACAGGTTCAACTGTGGCTCCTGTGGCCTCGTCTGTATCGTTGGAACAAGATGCTGCGGTGGGATCTGTGTGGACATCAAGAAAGACAACGGAAATTGTGGCAAGTGTAACAATGTATGCTCTCCTGGTCAGAACTGCTCATTTGGCCTTTGTGTCAGTGCCTAATTTAATGTATTTCTCTATCTGTACCAATAACCAATTCCCCTATCCCCTGGGTGAAATGTTACATCTTGTTCAAGTTTTTTAGTTAGATAACTAATTTTCAAGTTTTCTAGTTGCTTACATCTATATGAGAGATctttaaataaagataatagCATGATCAAAATCTTAAATCTCATATATTTGACAAAACATATCCGAAAACCATGTACAatctaacaacaacaaaaataaagagaaggaaATTAAAAGGCAAACTGAAATGCTCTATATCAGACTCATTATAGAAAATCTTCAAAGCTTATTATAgatataaatgaagaaattgTAAATAAGAATAGAAGCTATCGCGATAATAATTTGTTGCCCAATTGAAATGGTCTTCTCTTGTTCATGTTCATGCTTAGTAGAGTTATCTTCGACGATCTTAGGAGGAGAAATTAGTAAAGCCATGGATACACAATCCTCTGTTTTACCTTGATAAACAGCCCTTCCTATCACATGCTTGTATTGTCCACCACTCCATCTCTAAAACAATTCAActcatgaaaataaaaacataaatcttAAAGACTTCAAGTGACATATTACAAATCCACGAAAGAATGATTGTTATCATtacttttttccatttttttaaatctaaaatgATGGTAGAACAAAGTGGTTACTTAAGGGGCCCTTATGATGTTTGTAAAATACGAAAAGAAAGACACTACTAAAAGTAAAAGGCCTAAAGTTAAACACAATGATGGCCATCATAATGGAtcattttattagtttttaatCTCAATGGATCGTGGCAACAAATTCATTCTGgttaaaaagatatatatatgtatatatatacactcatAGACGTTAAAATTTATTACCTGTAAGAGATCTCCGATGGTGACAATAAGTGAATCTTTACCAGGCTGAAAAGAGACCCAACCTTTCTTAGAATAAACATGAAACTCTGAGCATCCATTGCTAACATGCAAGCACAATGCATGAGGAAACTCAGATCCTCTTATCAACATTCGAATCACATCGTATTTCAAGGTGTTCATCATGTACTCTTCATCCCCTTTTAAACTTCCTTTATGCTTGTGTAAATAGCAGATGGAGGTTGCTGGCAAATCCCCATTTTCGTCATCGATATTttcattgattaattttttaggaGTATTTTGCTGCAGGAATTGTAGGATTCTTCCAGATATGTCTTCCATGCCATCCAAAAGTTTTTCCATCTTTTCACTGTCAttgaaattgaataattttaattgattaacaAGGTGAATTATCACCTAATATGATTTAGAATATCTAACGTTGATTCAGTCATCATCATTTAGCACGCATGCGAAGCATGAAGagcaataattatataaaaggagaaaaaaataactaacaacGTGTTTGCAATAATTTCATAAGTTATGTTGCTAGTGACGGAGTCAAGATTTTCATCAAAGTAAACATGTTAATAATGTTGACAAATGAACAGTCAAATTAGATATGACTTATAGGCGAGCTTATATACACTTTCCCAACCAGCAACCAAATTTGATAAGAGTATAATTGAATCACATTAAATTGATCGAAACGCATGGATTAACCATTGAATCGAAACAATTATGGTCATGACTTATGAGCTTACAAGCCTTGGTATTTATTAGAGGTTTTGATCATTGAATCATAGAATTAACAAACATTACcgctaaatatttaatttacaaTTTCATATTATCAATCTTACTACAAAGGGCTGATTAATTAAGAACAAATTAAAAGAGGGGacaaaattgatgaatttaattACCTGAAATTTGAAAATCCAAGAGGCCAAATTCCCTCCATTTCTTTGTTGAAATTTTGATCTCCTCTGCACCAAACAAACTCTTCACTCGTCTCTCTTTCTTCCTCTCCGTGAAATTCCTCAAATCCATATGCCTTTTCCGATGACCTTGTCAATTTTTCCTTTCTCTCCGGTGAAATCCCAAAGATTCCATCCCCGGCAGATAAAACTAACTTGATCAGATCCCCTGAAATTCCATGGTTAACAACCTCAAAGCATCCAATCGTCGCAACTGAATCCAGAATTTTCGCGATTGCGTCACTGTCCAAGGACGCTAATGACTGAAAATCGAGTTTCGACGGATTGTGAATTGATTTTTGCCTCGGGAATACTCGATCAGGTAGCACGAGGTCTGGTACTCTTAACGAATTTTGCAGAAATTCCGTGAGGACTTCATCGTTCCTAACGCAGGATCGGCGTCCTGAGGCGATCGGAGATGGCGGCGGTGCACGGAAATCGATGAAGGAACTATCCGGCATTGTTTCCGGCGAAACTGCCATGTGTTTTAGAATCTAAACAGATTGGTTATATTGACGAAAATACTAGTAGAAttataaaagaggaaaaaaaaaaaagaggaggaaGCAGCAATGATGAGAATGTTCGAAAAGTCGTATACAATTGGAGAATCGGCATGTCCCTTCGCTTTTAATATGCTCTGCTTTTTCACATATTAGCTCTGCTTTACAGGTATGATACTTTCTCTTCTTCCTTAACACTACTATTGCCTTTTGCTAATTTTCTTCATAATGGGCTGTTAATTAACTGGACTGACTTTAACGATAACTACTACAAAATAATCTCATAATCGAAATGCAAGATGCATTATATAGTTGTTATAGTAACATGAATAATAAGAACTACGACTACAAGCATACAAGAATAAGCAATCCAATCCTCTACAATGTCCCATCTCATGTCTAATCACGTCTTTTCAATACTTGTGCGTCTTAAACTATTTTGACAAAATTTCTAATGGATCAATTCAAATTACATGTCAGATTAGGTCAATAATCAATCTAAATTTAAGCAGATAAATGGGCTTAATTTGTCATCCCTAGACACTAGGTGTTCTTGTAACATCACTCTGAGTTGTGTTTTGAATCTCTTAAGTCCAGTAAGGAATGGCCCAAATAAAAACCCTAGACTTCCAAAATTCTCAAACACCATTCCAAAAGATGAAAATCCTAtcatcaaaatcataattaCTCCGAAATGTTCGATTTGATTGATACATTATGAATTTCACTTTTAATGTCATAAATTTTGTAGGTTTACATTAtggattttttaaaacaatgacTTTTATAAATCTTTTCTTATATTTGGAAGGGCCCGTTAACCATAAGCCCTCTTTGAGTCCATAGACAGCT encodes the following:
- the Stig1 gene encoding protein STIG1 precursor, which encodes MDFIILLIAILALSSTPITIISGSVTNHTYSTTNSYTNVALSARKVVFPPPRQLGKDNSDDDDLICKTCKRLSEHRTCCFNYFCVDLFTNRFNCGSCGLVCIVGTRCCGGICVDIKKDNGNCGKCNNVCSPGQNCSFGLCVSA
- the LOC101256366 gene encoding flavonol synthase/flavanone 3-hydroxylase isoform X1, translated to MAVSPETMPDSSFIDFRAPPPSPIASGRRSCVRNDEVLTEFLQNSLRVPDLVLPDRVFPRQKSIHNPSKLDFQSLASLDSDAIAKILDSVATIGCFEVVNHGISGDLIKLVLSAGDGIFGISPERKEKLTRSSEKAYGFEEFHGEEERETSEEFVWCRGDQNFNKEMEGIWPLGFSNFSEKMEKLLDGMEDISGRILQFLQQNTPKKLINENIDDENGDLPATSICYLHKHKGSLKGDEEYMMNTLKYDVIRMLIRGSEFPHALCLHVSNGCSEFHVYSKKGWVSFQPGKDSLIVTIGDLLQRWSGGQYKHVIGRAVYQGKTEDCVSMALLISPPKIVEDNSTKHEHEQEKTISIGQQIIIAIASILIYNFFIYIYNKL
- the LOC101256366 gene encoding gibberellin 3-beta-dioxygenase 4 isoform X2, which encodes MAVSPETMPDSSFIDFRAPPPSPIASGRRSCVRNDEVLTEFLQNSLRVPDLVLPDRVFPRQKSIHNPSKLDFQSLASLDSDAIAKILDSVATIGCFEVVNHGISGDLIKLVLSAGDGIFGISPERKEKLTRSSEKAYGFEEFHGEEERETSEEFVWCRGDQNFNKEMEGIWPLGFSNFSEKMEKLLDGMEDISGRILQFLQQNTPKKLINENIDDENGDLPATSICYLHKHKGSLKGDEEYMMNTLKYDVIRMLIRGSEFPHALCLHVSNGCSEFHVYSKKGWVSFQPGKDSLIVTIGDLLQLNCFRDGVVDNTSM